Genomic DNA from Shouchella patagoniensis:
CCTGCTCCAAAGCGCAATAACTTAACGGAACTTGGGTAACGTATGATTCATAAACAGTGTACGGGCTAATATCCTTATTTGCTGTGTAAAGTCGCTCTGCGTCAAAGAAATGCATGGGAGAATCTAACTCTTCTGCAAGCGCAGCTAGCTCTTGTAAATCACTGTGAGCCAACGCTAAAGAAACGACTGCTTTATTAGAGAAACTATCTTGGACGAGTGCGCCATTATATGCAATCACATAATCGCCTTCTTGATTTAATTCGAGGTCTGTTAAGTAACGTGTAACTCCTCCAAGAGGCCTTCCCGTACAAAGAACGATCGTCACTCCGATCGCTTTTGCCTCTATTAATGCACGTTTCACTTCTTCAGTCACCTGATGCTGGTCATTTAATAACGTTCCATCCATATCAATTGCGATTAATTTATACATCTTTTCCACTCCGCTCTTACTCTCTATTTATCTTTTCATTAACCTATTGGAACAGTGTGCTTACAGATTTTTCGCGATGCACGCGGTAAATTGCTTCAGCTAATAATTCACCAATTGAAAGAACTTTCATGTTTGAAAGCTTTTTTGCGTCCGTCAATTCAATTGTGTTTGTAACCACGACTTCTTCTATAGGGGCAATTTCTAACCTTTCAACTGCTGGTCCAGTTAAAACTGGGTGTGTACAACATGCATAAACCGTATTGGCACCATACTCCACTAATGCATGTGCAGCAATCGTTACCGTTGCAGCTGTATCAATCAAGTCATCGATGATAATAGCGTCTAACCCTTCTACCTCACCAACGATGTTTACCGCTTGTGGAATTCCTGGCTCTGGATGTCTTTTATCAATAAATGCGATTGGAGCATCTAAATATTCAGCTAAACGTCGGGCTCGACCTAGCCCGGATGTATTCGGAGCAATAATGACTGGCTTTT
This window encodes:
- the yidA gene encoding sugar-phosphatase, producing MYKLIAIDMDGTLLNDQHQVTEEVKRALIEAKAIGVTIVLCTGRPLGGVTRYLTDLELNQEGDYVIAYNGALVQDSFSNKAVVSLALAHSDLQELAALAEELDSPMHFFDAERLYTANKDISPYTVYESYVTQVPLSYCALEQVNAGIEIPKVMFIDEPGKLEQTIAKIPASYRERYTMVKSAPFFYEILHPEVSKGNAVKHLAEKLGIRQNEVMCIGDNGNDLSMITYAGCGVAMANAIPELKAVADVETLSNNQDGVAHAIREYVLKK